A window from Primulina huaijiensis isolate GDHJ02 chromosome 13, ASM1229523v2, whole genome shotgun sequence encodes these proteins:
- the LOC140991180 gene encoding uncharacterized protein, with translation METQLKRFQSFQPPILKGTETPIDCENWLEDIEMLFEFLGFTDDCRVKLIGNQLQEVARSWWLVTKEDLEQRGPVITWKIFKVEFYQRFFPVSYRQDKSAEFENLRQGQLNIDEYLAQFFTLLRFAPHVARNDAAVFDQFIQGLNPEIRTLVNVQQPNNFADTLNRARRAETILMRQKEASYVLLSPRPQQLPSRIEIDSSSGGKKEQLKVRKKQFKKLGSGSSSSSGSSPSYTGIYCRTCGGRHPTEQCQGVTVLVLSDSDRIIDTDILNKYRTIANSCQEMYLRQIILFGGNSTFKDDIAVDLNSIGNMIG, from the exons ATGGAAACACAGTTGaaaaggtttcagtcattccaacCGCCgattctgaagggtactgagacgcCAATCGATTGTGAAAATTGGCTAGAGGACATAGAAATGCTATTTGAATTTCTTGGTTTCACAGATGATTgtagagttaaactgattgggaacCAATTACAGGAAGTCGCAAGGAGTTGGTGGCTGGTAACAAAAGAAGACTTAGAACAGCGTGGTCCAGTGATTACCtggaaaatttttaaagttgaaTTTTATCAAAGATTCTTTCCCGTATCATACAGACAGGATAAAAGTGCAGAGTTTGAAAATTTAAGACAGGGTCAATTGAATATTGATGAGTATTTGGCCCAGTTCTTCACCTTGCTACGTTTTGCGCCTCACGTGGCTAGGAATGATGCAgctgtatttgatcagttcatcCAGGGATTGAATCCGGAGATACGTACATTGGTAAATGTGCAACAaccgaataactttgctgaTACACTGAACAGAGCCAGAAGAGCAGAAACAATTCTGATGAGACAAAAAGAAGCCTCGTATGTTCTTCTATCACCGAGACCACAACAACTGCCTTCCAGAATTGAGATTGacagcagcagtggtggaaagaaagaaCAATTGAAAGTTCGaaagaaacagttcaagaagttAGGGAGCggttcatctagctccagtggttctagcCCGAGTTATACGGGGATTTATTGCAgaacttgcggagggagacatcccacggagcaatgccaaggagtgactG TACTTGTGTTATCTGATTCTGACCGCATTATTGATACTGATATATTGAACAAGTACAGAACTATTGCAAATTCTTGCCAGGAGATG TATTTGAGGCAGATTATATTGTTTGGGGGGAACAGTACATTCAAAGATGATATAGCAGTTGATCTAAACAGCATTGGAAATATGATCGGCTAG